In the genome of Qipengyuania seohaensis, one region contains:
- a CDS encoding phytoene/squalene synthase family protein — protein sequence MRVTPARAGGGRERAALVAKSYEAIAEGSHSFAAASKLFDRGTRERAWLLYAWCRRCDDIADNQDKGGPLGDQGDLKSAEDRVQAIRVLTKRALDEQPTADFAFDAFGQVADECGLDWEMANDMIGGFALDATRWQPRTEADMMRYCYHVAGSVGIMMAVIMGVSKDDGETLDRACDLGLAFQIANIARDITEDAEAGRCYLPATWLAELDWEAGQHALPENRFKLASLMPRLIALMEKHEAASKLGAKKLRFRQRWAVLAAANIYGAIGRKVLNRGQLAWDKRVRVGGLEKSWHVTTAFFEALWNGPSGPEEPIIWSRHDFRPVAGW from the coding sequence TTGCGCGTCACTCCTGCGCGTGCAGGTGGCGGGCGCGAGCGTGCCGCCTTGGTCGCCAAGTCGTATGAGGCGATTGCGGAAGGCTCGCACAGCTTTGCGGCCGCCTCGAAGCTGTTCGACCGCGGCACGCGCGAGCGCGCATGGCTGCTCTACGCCTGGTGCCGCCGGTGCGACGATATCGCCGACAACCAGGACAAGGGCGGGCCACTGGGCGACCAGGGCGACCTGAAAAGCGCGGAAGACCGGGTCCAGGCAATCCGCGTCCTGACGAAGCGCGCTCTGGACGAACAGCCGACTGCGGATTTCGCCTTCGACGCCTTTGGGCAAGTGGCCGACGAATGCGGGCTCGACTGGGAGATGGCGAACGACATGATCGGCGGCTTTGCCCTCGACGCTACCCGCTGGCAGCCGCGCACCGAAGCCGACATGATGCGCTACTGCTATCACGTTGCCGGATCGGTCGGGATCATGATGGCCGTCATCATGGGCGTATCCAAGGACGACGGCGAGACGCTGGATCGCGCCTGCGACCTCGGCCTTGCCTTCCAGATCGCCAACATCGCACGCGACATTACCGAAGACGCGGAGGCCGGACGATGTTACCTGCCCGCAACCTGGCTGGCCGAACTGGATTGGGAAGCGGGCCAGCATGCCCTTCCCGAAAACCGTTTCAAGCTTGCCAGCCTGATGCCCCGCCTCATCGCGTTGATGGAAAAACACGAGGCCGCATCGAAGCTCGGCGCGAAAAAGCTGCGTTTCCGTCAGCGCTGGGCCGTGCTTGCTGCCGCGAATATCTACGGCGCGATCGGGCGCAAGGTGCTGAACCGAGGCCAGCTGGCCTGGGACAAGCGCGTGCGCGTCGGCGGACTGGAGAAAAGCTGGCACGTCACAACCGCCTTCTTCGAAGCGCTGTGGAACGGGCCGAGCGGGCCGGAGGAACCGATCATCTGGTCGCGCCACGATTTCAGGCCCGTCGCCGGTTGGTAG
- a CDS encoding LOG family protein, whose product MKRLAVYCGSASPEDPRYIQLAYDVGAGLAERGIGVVYGGGRLGLMGATARGALDAGGEVIGIIPDALANSEVANHDCTELHTVGGMHERKQRFTDLSDGFVTIPGGVGTMDELWEAMSWAQLGYHSNPVGLLNAFGFYDELIAFNRKMADVGFVRPAHQGILVHDTTLSGLLQQMESYSPHTPIFKMKAEDL is encoded by the coding sequence ATGAAGAGACTAGCGGTTTATTGCGGTTCCGCTTCGCCTGAAGATCCGCGTTACATCCAGCTTGCCTATGATGTCGGCGCCGGCCTAGCGGAGCGTGGCATCGGGGTCGTCTATGGCGGCGGCAGGCTCGGCCTGATGGGTGCGACTGCGCGCGGCGCGCTCGATGCGGGCGGCGAGGTGATCGGCATCATTCCAGACGCGCTTGCGAACTCGGAAGTCGCGAACCACGATTGCACCGAACTGCACACCGTTGGCGGGATGCATGAACGCAAGCAGCGCTTCACCGACCTTAGCGACGGGTTCGTCACGATCCCTGGCGGCGTCGGCACCATGGACGAGCTGTGGGAAGCGATGAGCTGGGCGCAGCTCGGTTATCATTCCAATCCGGTCGGCCTGCTCAACGCATTCGGCTTTTACGACGAGCTAATCGCCTTCAACCGCAAGATGGCGGACGTCGGCTTCGTGCGGCCTGCGCACCAGGGCATCCTCGTGCACGACACCACGTTAAGCGGCCTGCTTCAGCAGATGGAAAGCTATTCGCCGCATACCCCGATCTTCAAAATGAAAGCGGAAGACCTCTGA